A DNA window from Brassica napus cultivar Da-Ae chromosome C1, Da-Ae, whole genome shotgun sequence contains the following coding sequences:
- the LOC106393503 gene encoding uncharacterized protein LOC106393503 — protein MGAMSIRKNLSPLHAECEALIWAMECMKTLRISEVVFATDCSQLVKMVSTPTEWPAFTTHMEEFLRCKEFFHPFTIQHIPRAQNTLADKLTRGARNQPAAMVYVDSIPPRWLLDQEPT, from the coding sequence ATGGGTGCCATGTCTATTCGCAAAAATCTATCACCTTTACATGCAGAATGTGAAGCTTTGATATGGGCGatggagtgcatgaagaccctaCGAATCTCAGAAGTGGTGTTTGCAACTGACTGctctcaactggtgaagatggtgtctacACCAACAGAATGGCCAGCGTTCACTACACACATGGAGGAGTTTCTACGATGTAAGGAATTTTTTCATCCCTTCACTATTCAGCATATTCCGAGGGCACAAAATACATTGGCGGACAAGCTGACACGAGGTGCTAGAAATCAGCCTGCtgctatggtttatgttgattCGATTCCTCCAAGGTGGCTCTTGGATCAGGAACCTACTTAG
- the LOC125580267 gene encoding uncharacterized protein LOC125580267, with translation MKILSWNCRGMGSKYTISYLREIWHKHRPAFLFLSEMKQCFNFVQNFQFHFGYQYLHTVDPIGRSGGLALYHSHESPVTILYSSNRIIDVETSYKGKIFFIYFVYGEPVQDLRHQVWERLTRIGISRVEPWFVIGDLNEITGNHEKDGGALRHASTFLQFNNMIENCGLLEFPSKGNTLSWSGKRQGQTVRCRLDRALGNVEWHNLFPSSFVEYLGMIGSDHRPIVTSLDEKLIKTRNQFRFDKRWIGMEGLMDSIAHGWSNGNTRFNSGVVDKIVNCRHEISVWRKNNPPYGKEKINSLQKALEEIQSDNTKTYEEVLEVSRKLKEAYRDEELYWEQKCRATWHAKGDRNTKFYHALTKQRRIHNKIVGLHNSGGDWVTSEAEIEGVAVDYFNDLFSTTSPTDYDEFLNAVPTLIIEDQNRTLTSWASEEEVRSALFMMHPKKAPGPDGMTALFFQQAWSIIKTYITDMVNEFFRTGSLDERINMTNICRIPKTLRPSRMTELRPISLCNVGYKIISKVLCQRLKKFLPHLISETQSAFVSGRLISDNILIAQEMFHGLRTNNSCKEKFMAIKTDMSKAYDRVEWPFVEAILLKLGFAHQWVARIMSCISSVQYKILINGHPKGHIIPHRGLRQGDPLSPYLFILCTEALIANIKKKEEEKLLTGQKIARGSPAISHLLFADDSLFFCKANKQECEVILQILKDYEGASEQQINFSKSSIQFGHKVPESTRLEVQQILGITILGGMGTYLGIPESLGGSKTQIFGFLNERVNNKVNHWTLRFITKGGKEVLIKSVASPMPTHVMSCFRLPKTVTKKLTSTVAYFWWGGSGNSKGMHWFSWDKLCKDKAEGGIGFRDIQNFNTALLAKQLWRLIDKPDSLFARVFKGRYYRKSDPLDPVRSYSPSYGWRSITSARPLVNKGLIKRVGTGSSILVWNDPWIPAPRSRSATPKFSNQFLNPLLKVEDLINPVTLSWNLDLLNAYVHQDDVSTILSLAISRNPKADTYGWHFTDHGRYTVKSGYRTEKLYPDMGQTNLDMGPNTKPLLAHSWKLQCSPKLKHFVWQIISGCLPVYKNLHLRGIKCDMQCQMCGAEEESINHVLFECPFALQIWALSNVPSSPGIFPTSSIFTNMDYLFWRLPKEPDLRYFPWILWFIWKNRNGNFFKNQTWDPFDLLQTAQIESVMWAESQTKDPPNT, from the coding sequence ATGAAAATTCTAAGTTGGAATTGTCGGGGAATGGGAAGTAAGTATACAATCAGTTACTTGAGAGAAATATGGCACAAACATAGACCGGCGTTTCTCTTTTTGTCTGAAATGAAACAATGTTTTAACTTTGTTCAAAATTTCCAATTTCATTTTGGATACCAATATTTGCACACAGTAGATCCTATTGGGAGAAGTGGAGGATTGGCTTTGTACCATAGTCATGAGTCTCCGGTTACAATACTTTACTCGAGCAATCGAATTATAGATGTCGAAACAAGTTATAAAgggaaaattttttttatatattttgtatatgggGAGCCGGTTCAGGATCTTCGTCATCAGGTCTGGGAACGTCTTACCCGAATTGGTATAAGTAGAGTGGAACCATGGTTTGTTATTGGCGATCTTAATGAGATAACGGGTAACCATGAGAAAGATGGGGGAGCGCTTCGGCATGCATCAacttttttacaatttaataatatgattgaAAATTGTGGTCTCTTAGAATTTCCTTCTAAGGGAAATACTTTGTCATGGAGCGGGAAGAGACAAGGACAAACGGTCCGGTGTAGATTAGATCGAGCTTTAGGGAATGTCGAATGGCATAATCTATTCCCGTCATCTTTTGTGGAATATCTAGGTATGATAGGTTCGGATCATAGGCCCATCGTTACAAGTTTGGAtgagaaattaatcaaaactaGGAATCAATTTCGGTTTGATAAGCGTTGGATTGGTATGGAAGGGCTTATGGATTCCATTGCACATGGGTGGTCTAACGGAAACACACGGTTTAATTCGGGTGTTGTTGATAAAATTGTTAACTGTCGGCATGAAATATCTGTTtggaggaaaaacaatcctccaTATggtaaggaaaaaataaattcgCTGCAGAAGGCTTTAGAAGAAATTCAGAGTGACAATACTAAAACATATGAGGAGGTATTAGAGGTGTCCAGGAAATTAAAAGAGGCTTATAGAGATGAAGAACTTTATTGGGAACAGAAGTGTAGAGCAACTTGGCATGCCAAAGGGGATCGTAACACCAAGTTTTATCATGCGCTGACTAAACAGAGGAGAATACATAATAAAATTGTGGGTTTACATAACAGTGGGGGTGACTGGGTTACATCAGAAGCAGAGATTGAAGGAGTTGCGGTTGATTATTTTAATGACCTCTTCTCCACAACATCACCGACAGATTATGATGAATTTTTAAATGCGGTACCTACTTTGATAATAGAGGATCAAAATAGGACTTTAACTTCTTGGGCATCAGAAGAGGAAGTGAGATCGGCtttatttatgatgcatccgAAGAAGGCACCGGGGCCGGACGGAATGACGGCATTATTCTTCCAGCAAGCTTGGTCgattattaaaacatatattactgATATGGTTAACGAGTTTTTCAGAACGGGATCTTTGGATGAAAGAATAAACATGACCAATATTTGTCGTATTCCAAAGACATTGAGGCCAAGCAGAATGACGGAGCTGCGTCCCATCAGTTTATGTAATGTtggatataaaattatttcgaaGGTGTTATGTCAACGGTTAAAGAAGTTTTTGCCTCACCTGATTTCAGAAACACAATCTGCTTTTGTTTCTGGGAGGCTGATTTCGGATAATATTTTAATAGCGCAGGAGATGTTCCATGGTTTACGGACAAATAACTCATGTAAAGAGAAATTTATGGCTAtaaaaacggatatgagcaagGCATATGATAGAGTTGAATGGCCTTTTGTTGAggctatcttattaaaactggGTTTTGCACACCAATGGGTTGCTCGGATAATGTCCTGCATTTCTTCGGTACAATATAAGATTTTAATTAATGGTCACCCAAAGGGACATATTATACCGCATAGAGGCTTGCGGCAAGGTGACCCTTTGTcaccatatttatttattctgtgCACTGAAGCATTAATAGCAAATAttaagaagaaagaagaggaaaaatTATTAACTGGGCAAAAAATTGCACGTGGAAGTCCGGCAATTTCTCATCTATTATTTGCGGATGATAGCCTTTTTTTCTGCAAAGCTAATAAACAAGAATGCGAGGTCATTCTACAGATTTTGAAAGATTATGAAGGTGCCTCAGAACAACAGATTAATTTTTCGAAATCGTCCATACAATTTGGACATAAGGTACCTGAGTCAACACGATTGGAGGTACAGCAGATATTAGGTATAACTATACTAGGTGGTATGGGAACTTATCTGGGGATTCCAGAGAGTCTGGGGGGCTCTAAAACAcagatttttggttttcttaatgAAAGGGTTAATAACAAGGTCAATCATTGGACTCTCAGATTTATTACGAAGGGTGGCAAAGAGGTTTTAATTAAATCAGTGGCATCTCCCATGCCAACTCATGTGATGTCTTGTTTTCGTCTACCAAAAACGGTGACTAAGAAACTTACGAGTACAGTTGCTTATTTTTGGTGGGGTGGTAGCGGAAACTCAAAAGGTATGCATTGGTTTTCGTGGGATAAGTTATGTAAGGATAAAGCTGAAGGGGGCATCGGTTTTAGAGATATTCAGAATTTTAACACGGCTTTATTAGCAAAACAGCTATGGCGTTTAATCGATAAACCGGATTCGCTGTTTGCAAGAGTCTTCAAAGGACGCTATTATCGGAAATCAGATCCTTTGGATCCCGTCAGATCATACTCTCCCTCTTATGGATGGAGAAGTATTACATCCGCTAGACCTCTGGTTAATAAAGGGCTAATCAAAAGAGTGGGAACAGGTTCAAGCATTTTAGtctggaatgatccttggatccccGCTCCTCGCTCGAGGTCAGCAACCCCAAAATTTtcgaatcaatttttgaatccaTTACTTAAGGTGGAGGATCTTATTAATCCAGTAACTCTGTCTTGGAATCTGGATTTACTCAACGCATATGTTCATCAGGACGATGTGAGTACCATATTGAGTCTAGCAATTAGTCGAAACCCTAAGGCGGATACTTATGGCTGGCATTTTACGGATCACGGTAGATATacagttaaatctggatatcgTACTGAGAAATTATATCCTGATATGGGACAAACTAATTTGGACATGGGGCCAAATACTAAACCTTTACTGGCACATTCTTGGAAATTGCAGTGTTCACCAAAATTGAAACATTTTGTCTGGCAAATAATTTCTGGTTGCTTACCGGTATATAAGAATCTccacttacgtggaattaaatGTGATATGCAATGTCAGATGTGTGGGGCTGAGGAAGAATCCATTAATCATGTGTTATTTGAATGTCCTTTCGCACTTCAAATTTGGGCACTATCTAATGTACCGTCTTCTCCAGGAATTTTCCCGACCTCATCCATTTTTACAAACATGGACTATCTGTTTTGGCGATTACCAAAAGAACCAGATTTGAGATATTTTCCCTGGATTCTATGGTTTATTTGGAAAAATAGGAAtggaaattttttcaaaaatcaaacATGGGATCCTTTCGATCTACTCCAGACCGCACAAATTGAAAGTGTTATGTGGGCAGAATCACAAACTAAAGATCCTCCAAATACATGA